A genomic stretch from Spirochaetaceae bacterium includes:
- the rpsI gene encoding 30S ribosomal protein S9, with the protein MKSNLNLAIGVGRRKTAVARVYLRNGNGNIKVNGKDVKEYFALSSLAMQLERPFNVTDTLGKYDLVITVRGGGINGQAGACRHGIARALTVYDESNRSSLKANGLLRRDSRMVERKKYGQKGARRRFQFSKR; encoded by the coding sequence ATGAAAAGTAATTTAAATTTAGCCATTGGTGTAGGGCGGCGTAAAACGGCAGTTGCTAGGGTTTATCTACGCAATGGCAATGGCAATATTAAAGTAAACGGAAAAGATGTTAAAGAATATTTTGCCTTAAGCAGCTTAGCTATGCAGCTTGAAAGGCCTTTTAATGTTACCGATACGCTTGGTAAATACGATTTAGTTATTACCGTACGCGGCGGCGGCATTAACGGCCAAGCCGGCGCTTGCCGGCACGGTATTGCAAGAGCCCTTACGGTCTACGATGAAAGTAACCGTTCGTCTTTAAAGGCCAACGGCCTATTAAGGCGCGATAGCCGTATGGTGGAACGTAAAAAATACGGCCAAAAAGGCGCTCGCCGCCGCTTTCAGTTTAGTAAACGTTAA